One Lentibacillus cibarius DNA window includes the following coding sequences:
- a CDS encoding S-layer homology domain-containing protein has protein sequence MKNKRLWRTLLVGIASLGMLLMLPTLSFANKSFPDVDKSDAHYDAIMKLAEKEIVSGYADGSFGINRELKRRHGAILFYQALGLSKIADIKERLSRYKDVDENDQYAVQIAAVTPDIFSGSGGLFLPNDEMTREQMATTLVGAFGLEDNGTNPGIHLDNVGQSHRENVKILAQHDITNQFDNFRPKEAVKRGQFATFLYQSMITSDMVQEVPEEDADEDKPDEKPSEDKPDGEEVPDKDPDESKPSEDKPSDDNSNVDKPGEDKPSVDKPNKDNPDKEEPNEQPEPPEEQPDPEPEPPRPDKPAEDKYTTVSYDISFNEAMERQRLPKVDGAGRFLASKELMSYYANPNNIQKDSPEFFQFLKLSYIPGVKASQINRRILADKGSLKGTADAFIEAGKKNNINVIYLIAHALHETGNGQSALSNGLKVGIDSNGRATYVTSENKDKLTKIKKTYNMFGIGAYDSCPKKCGATRAYRQGWFTPEAAVKGGAVFIDNGYIGRGQDTLYKMRWNPVSPGNHQYATHLEWASIQARKIQEMYDLAGLLDSYSLRFDIPKYADQPGVSKKPTGERRFAIDKSSQGEIYSTSSRLNLRSYPWGEVKKTLSEGTKVEVIGENGGWFKVKAKSARKTGWVSSDYLTKPNPLRVVDITSSLNVRPEPNKKHSPIGKLENGDLVSGAVDSDENHIMKNDYYKIIYKGKEAWAHKDFLKEE, from the coding sequence GACATTGTCGTTTGCTAACAAGTCGTTTCCTGATGTGGACAAGTCTGACGCTCATTATGACGCAATCATGAAGCTGGCTGAAAAAGAAATCGTGAGTGGATATGCAGATGGCAGTTTCGGCATAAACCGTGAACTAAAGCGGCGTCATGGAGCTATTCTGTTCTATCAGGCACTAGGGCTAAGCAAAATAGCCGACATAAAGGAACGATTGAGCCGCTACAAGGACGTCGATGAAAATGATCAATATGCCGTACAGATTGCAGCGGTAACCCCGGATATATTCTCGGGGTCAGGAGGGCTATTTCTACCAAATGACGAGATGACACGGGAACAAATGGCGACAACGCTTGTGGGTGCTTTTGGCTTGGAGGATAACGGAACCAATCCAGGCATTCATCTGGACAATGTCGGTCAATCCCATCGCGAAAATGTTAAAATTCTGGCACAACATGACATAACGAATCAGTTCGATAATTTTCGACCAAAGGAAGCGGTTAAGCGGGGACAATTCGCGACATTTTTATATCAGTCTATGATTACATCCGACATGGTTCAGGAAGTGCCGGAAGAAGACGCGGACGAGGACAAGCCTGATGAGAAACCGTCAGAGGACAAGCCTGATGGCGAAGAAGTTCCGGACAAGGATCCAGACGAGAGCAAGCCGTCAGAAGACAAGCCATCGGACGATAACTCGAATGTGGATAAGCCGGGTGAAGACAAGCCATCAGTCGACAAGCCGAATAAGGACAATCCGGACAAAGAAGAACCGAACGAGCAACCGGAGCCGCCTGAGGAGCAACCGGATCCAGAGCCGGAGCCACCGCGGCCGGACAAGCCAGCTGAAGATAAATATACCACCGTCTCGTACGATATCAGCTTTAATGAAGCAATGGAAAGACAACGGCTACCAAAAGTGGATGGTGCAGGAAGATTTTTGGCAAGTAAGGAATTGATGTCCTACTACGCAAATCCTAATAACATCCAGAAAGATTCACCGGAGTTCTTCCAATTTTTAAAGCTGTCATACATACCAGGTGTAAAGGCAAGCCAAATTAATCGTCGTATTCTTGCTGATAAAGGCAGCTTGAAGGGAACAGCGGATGCCTTTATTGAAGCAGGAAAGAAAAACAACATTAATGTGATTTATCTAATAGCACATGCGCTCCATGAAACGGGAAATGGCCAATCAGCCTTATCCAACGGCCTGAAAGTCGGTATAGACAGCAATGGTAGGGCAACGTATGTGACATCGGAAAATAAAGATAAACTAACAAAGATTAAGAAGACATACAACATGTTTGGAATCGGAGCATATGACAGCTGTCCTAAAAAGTGCGGTGCAACACGCGCCTACAGACAAGGATGGTTTACGCCTGAAGCGGCTGTCAAAGGTGGTGCCGTATTTATTGATAACGGTTATATCGGCAGGGGACAGGATACCCTGTATAAAATGCGGTGGAACCCAGTCAGCCCGGGCAATCATCAGTATGCAACCCATCTGGAATGGGCGTCCATTCAGGCAAGAAAGATTCAGGAAATGTATGACTTAGCAGGGCTGCTGGACAGTTATTCTTTAAGATTTGATATACCAAAGTATGCCGACCAGCCCGGCGTCAGCAAAAAGCCAACAGGTGAACGGCGATTTGCGATTGATAAGTCAAGTCAAGGTGAGATCTACAGCACCAGTTCTAGACTCAATTTACGATCATATCCTTGGGGAGAGGTTAAAAAAACATTGTCTGAAGGAACCAAGGTTGAAGTCATTGGAGAAAATGGCGGCTGGTTTAAAGTGAAAGCAAAATCAGCCCGAAAAACCGGATGGGTCTCCAGCGATTACCTAACGAAACCAAACCCATTAAGAGTGGTTGATATTACATCGAGTCTTAATGTAAGACCCGAACCAAATAAGAAACATTCACCTATAGGCAAACTGGAAAACGGTGACTTAGTAAGTGGCGCAGTCGACAGCGATGAGAACCATATCATGAAAAATGACTACTACAAGATCATCTATAAAGGTAAAGAAGCATGGGCCCATAAAGATTTCTTGAAAGAGGAGTAG